The Raphanus sativus cultivar WK10039 chromosome 2, ASM80110v3, whole genome shotgun sequence DNA segment cacCAACTTCATCTCAACCTCTAAAATCTAGATACTAAACCTTATCTCAATTCCACCCAAactcttaaaccctaaaccttagaTCCTAACCATATCCCTTCaccttataaatattaaaccctaaattctaattaCTAAACCTAAtccaaatctaaaccctaatccaaatgtaaatattaatctaaatgtaaatcctaaattcaaatatcaaaatatatttctaaataatatagaacactaaaccctaaattctaactagtaaaccctaaacataaatataaacattaacTCAAATATAAACTTTAGACCCAAATATAATGGaacaataataaataacatattaaaaatggtGAAACTTTGAAATGTTTATTCCTCAccttataaatactaaaccctaaattttaatcactaaaccctaattcaaatgtaaaccctaaacctaaatattaaaatatatttttaaataaagtagaacactttttattaacatacaaatagaatagaacaaaataaaatagtataggaATATGTGGTGAGAATGGAAGAAAATGAGTGGTAACCGGTAATCGAAAAAGAAGAAGGTCAcctaaatttttattaactgGATGATAAGggtaatatagtatatattataagaataatagatgtactttttttttttggttaaatgctaaattatgatttattttgtagCCATCTCACCTAATTTCCCTTATTATTAGACCCTTCAAATCATTTACTTGCAGCCTTAATTCCTAAATTAATTGATTTAAGGATTTAGACCGGAAAAATATGATTCGAAAGTCTAATaaggtttcggttcggtttacaACAAGTCGTTTGGACTTAAAAGAGAGATTGGCGATTAACTCTTTGTCTCTGTGTTCATCCAAACGAGACAAGTGATGAAGAAGCAGTCACAGAGGTAGAGAAACAATGTCTCTCACACGAAACCCCAGAAGATCACTCACCTCTCTACTCAACCGGGTCTCCCCTAAAGTCCCCACCTTTAAACCCCAACCCTCCGCAATAAACCCTAGAAGATCCCTCGCCACCACCGCCGCCGTCATCTCGAAACTCCCCAGAAACGAGGTCCGAAGAATGGCGCAAGCCGCCATGTTCGACTACTTCTACAACAACAGAGGCCTACAGTTCCTAATCGCCGAGAGCATGAGCCGAAACGCCCCTCTCTTCAACGACACCCTTCTCCAGAAGCTACACGATGTTTCCGCTGCTTCTTCCGGCGATGACGTGATCAGATCCATCACCAGGTTCCTTCTGTACCACCCCGTGAACGAGTTCGAGCCCTTCTTCGAGAGCTTAGGTTTAAAACCGTCCGAGTTCAGCCCTCTGGTGCCTTGTGATAAGATGTTTCTGAACGAAGACGCGTTCTTGTTGGAGAACTACCACGTGTTCTGGAACTATGGGGTGGGTAGGGAGAAGATGGGGAAGATCTTTAAGGAAGCTAGGGAGGTGTTTGGGTACGAGAGTGGGGTTTTGGTTTCAAAGATTGAGGCTTTTGAGTGTTTGGGGTTTAGTAAGGTGTTTGTGTCTAAGCTTATCGTTTGCACCCCGAGGATACTGATTGGGGATGTGAGTGTTGAGCTGGTTGTTAGGGTGGTGGAGAGGCTGAGAGGTATGGGGTTTGGTTTGGATTGGGTGGGGGAGAATTTATCTGAGGAAGGTTCTTATGACTGGAGATGTGTTAATAGGTGTTTAAACTTTCTTGGAGATCTCTGTGGGGGGGACGAGAGTGAGGTGGTTGAGTTGATCAGGAACCGGCCGGGGCTTGTTTTCGAGGAGTCAGGGGAGTGGACGATGATGTTAACCGGGTTTCAGACAAAGCTGGGGTTGTCTAGGAGGGAGTTAGCTCCGTTTTTTCTGAAACTTCCACAGAGTCAGGAGCTAGGGAAGTGTGTTTCGAATTTAAGACattgtttcttgtttttgagAGGTATCAAGATGGAGGCTTACGAGATCGGTGAGGTGTTCCGTGGCCACTCTCACTGGCTTGGTGTGTCTCGTTTGAAGCACACCAGCACCTTTCTCAACGCTCTGAAAGGCGGGAAGAAGCGGCTTTGTCAAGTCATCCAAGAGAATCCAGAGGAGATGAAGAAATGGACTATGGGGTTAAGAGTCCAGCCTCTGCCGGGGACCGGAGTGGTGGACGTGGTCGGTTCCAAAGCGATGAAGGCTCGGTTTTTGCTGGAGCTCGGGTACGAGGAGGACTCGGAGGAGATGGAGAAAGCGCTCAGGTGTTTCCGCGGCAGAGGGTCTGAGCTCAGGGAGaggtttgattttcttttgagTTTGGGTTTGAGCGAGAGAGAGGCTAAAGATATGGTGAGAGCGTCTCCTGATGTGCTCACGCAGGCGAGTGGTGTGTTGGAAGCAAAGGTTAACTACCTTGTAAACGAGTTAGGTTATCCTCTTTCTACTTTGGTGGCTTTCCCTTCGTGTCTTAAGTATACGCTTGAGAGGATGAAGCTTAGGTTTGCGATGTTCTATTGGTTACAAGAGCGTGGGAAGGCAGACGCGAAGCTTGCGATAAGTACTATACTTGTGTACTCTGACAAGTCCTTTGTGACGAGGTTTGTAAACCGTCACCCTGATGGTCCTAAACATTTTGAGGAATTGAAGAAAAATGCTACTTTGTGAGTatatagaagaagaaagttTATCAAGATGTGGTTTCTAACCTTTTGATGAATGACAAGTTTTGTAGAGCAGTAACTTCAAATCTCTCTTTACTCTGTGTTTTCCCCCATGAGCAGATATGCTATGTGTGTTTACACAAGTTTTCAATAGCAATTTTGGATAGAATTATAATTGTTAATAGGACTGAAAAAAAAGGCTGGAACCAAATCtaaactgaaaccaaaccaaacatgTACCTGAATATATCTCTATAATTAGTCAACCCTCAACACATTTAGCTAGAGGGTTTCACATGAGCTTGTTCTCAGGTATAGCATCAATGTCCAAGGAAAATCCAAAAGATGCTTAACTAAACAGAAACACCAGCGTTAAACAAAGTAGTGATCTCTCCTCTTATATTCAAGGGTCTGCCGTCAAAGATGGAAAAGAGACTTGTCTCACATAGATCCTTCAGTTCTCTTGTTTTCACAAGAGCAGCTTCCTGCAATCAATAAACATAATTTGCTCAATTTTCGTGAGAGTGAAGAAGGAAAAATAAAGAGTTTTCTTTCTCTAAAGGAGAAGAGAGAGGACGCAGTTGATATAAAGACATGGACATTTCTGATTTAGGTATAATGGTTGGATTTTGTTTTGGAAAA contains these protein-coding regions:
- the LOC108826469 gene encoding transcription termination factor MTEF18, mitochondrial-like; translated protein: MSLTRNPRRSLTSLLNRVSPKVPTFKPQPSAINPRRSLATTAAVISKLPRNEVRRMAQAAMFDYFYNNRGLQFLIAESMSRNAPLFNDTLLQKLHDVSAASSGDDVIRSITRFLLYHPVNEFEPFFESLGLKPSEFSPLVPCDKMFLNEDAFLLENYHVFWNYGVGREKMGKIFKEAREVFGYESGVLVSKIEAFECLGFSKVFVSKLIVCTPRILIGDVSVELVVRVVERLRGMGFGLDWVGENLSEEGSYDWRCVNRCLNFLGDLCGGDESEVVELIRNRPGLVFEESGEWTMMLTGFQTKLGLSRRELAPFFLKLPQSQELGKCVSNLRHCFLFLRGIKMEAYEIGEVFRGHSHWLGVSRLKHTSTFLNALKGGKKRLCQVIQENPEEMKKWTMGLRVQPLPGTGVVDVVGSKAMKARFLLELGYEEDSEEMEKALRCFRGRGSELRERFDFLLSLGLSEREAKDMVRASPDVLTQASGVLEAKVNYLVNELGYPLSTLVAFPSCLKYTLERMKLRFAMFYWLQERGKADAKLAISTILVYSDKSFVTRFVNRHPDGPKHFEELKKNATL